The following proteins are encoded in a genomic region of Mesoplodon densirostris isolate mMesDen1 chromosome 12, mMesDen1 primary haplotype, whole genome shotgun sequence:
- the FRMD1 gene encoding LOW QUALITY PROTEIN: FERM domain-containing protein 1 (The sequence of the model RefSeq protein was modified relative to this genomic sequence to represent the inferred CDS: deleted 4 bases in 3 codons) — translation MCGWRKWPWDGEMPSEHRDVLVLLPTRERLRLVVGVQATGHELFQQVCDLAGIREVQFFGLSVIRNCEHVFMDLKQKLSKYFSKDWKREVHHPQGSSRPGAPFVAFLRVQYYVENGRLIRYNSDRTARHLYYRHLKERVLRSQCAHRREGYFLLAAYALQADLGKYREPAHSGRYFEPQAYFPQWVRGGSAYILRHAPALHREQGGLSPKEAVLRFIREACRLEDVPVHFFRLYKDKEEERPTIVLGLTLRGVQVYQEVNHTPQLLYDFPWSHVGKLAFLGKKFELWPDGLPAARKLVYRTGCSWRSSHLLHLLSTSHQLHLTLQPVLQRLRQLEEAQEKKCYRESCVSDVLELELDLDPAIRASPGSPGSRDNGDGGWRPPQRLSLLSPGSHCSSHSSALRPNSQLAGPVEPGEMSVDEPVVGAAALHGEEPPSSSSTSQSSRGAVGGGRGGPEGDTRDQGEASPQQPLAAVRVTLVSTRGLSAEGLHQVGPHVGQAASPCSASRPVGCRRPKRQPAPRPRTARSVEAPRPAPRSCPLRRALDPAPRRSVNSWSLDLLGEDQLPEEFVV, via the exons ATGTGTGGCTGGCGGAAGTGGCCCTGGGACGGTGAGATGCCCTCGGAGCACAGGGACGTCCTGGTGCTGCTCCCCACGCGGGAACGGCTGCGGCTGGTCGTGGGG GTGCAGGCCACCGGGCACGAGCTCTTCCAGCAGGTGTGCGACCTGGCCGGCATCAGAGAAGTCCAGTTCTTTGGCCTCAGTGTGATAAGAA ACTGCGAGCACGTCTTCATGGACTTGAAGCAGAAGCTCAGCAAGTACTTCTCAAAGGACTGGAAGAGAGAAGTGCA CCACCCCCAGGGAAGCAGCAGGCCCGGTGCCCCCTTCGTGGCCTTCCTCAGGGTT CAGTACTACGTGGAAAACGGAAGGCTTATCAGGTACAATT CGGACAGGACGGCCAGGCACCTGTACTACCGCCACCTGAAGGAGCGGGTGCTGCGGTCCCAGTGCGCCCACCGGAGAGAGGGC TACTTCCTGCTGGCTGCCTACGCGCTGCAGGCCGACCTGGGCAAGTACCGCGAGCCGGCACACTCGGGCCGCTACTTTGAGCCGCAGGCCTACTTCCCGCAGTGGGTGAG AGGGGGCAGCGCCTACATCCTCAGGCACGCACCCGCCCTGCACCGTGAGCAG GGGGGCCTGAGCCCCAAGGAGGCTGTACTGCGCTTCATCCGGGAGGCCTGCCGGCTGGAGGACGTGCCCGTCCATTTCTTCAGGCTGTACAAG GATAAGGAGGAGGAGCGACCTACCATTGTCCTGGGACTGACCCTCAGAGGAGTGCAGGTCTATCAG GAGGTGAACCACACTCCACAGCTGCTCTACGACTTCCCCTGGAGCCACGTCGGGAAGCTGGCCTTTCTG GGCAAGAAGTTCGAGCTCTGGCCGGACGGGCTGCCCGCGGCCCGGAAGCTGGTGTACCGCACAGGCTGCTCCTGGCGCTCCAGCCACCTGCTGCACCTGCTCAGCACCAGCCACCAGCTGCACCTGACCCTGCAGCCCGTGCTGCAGCGGCTGCGGCAGCTGGAGGAGGCCCAAG AGAAGAAGTGCTACCGGGAATCCTGCGTCAGCGAtgtgctggagctggagctggaccTGGACCCAGCCATCAGAGCGTCCCCCGGCTCCCCTGGCAGCAGGGACAATGGGGACGGAGGCTGGCGTCCCCCGCAGCGCCTCTCCCTCCTCTCGCCTGGCAGCCACTGCAGCTCCCATTCGTCGGCATTGAGGCCGAACTCCCAGCTGGCGGGGCCCGTGGAGCCCGGGGAGATGTCAGTGGATGAGCCCGTTGTCGGGGCTGCAGCGCTCCACGGGGAGGAGCCGCCCagcagctccagcaccagccagAGCAGCCGTGGCGCAGTTGGTGGTGGCAGAGGTGGGCCTGAGGGCGACACCCGGGACCAGGGGGAAG CCTCTCCCCAGCAGCCTTTGGCCGCGGTGCGGGTCACGCTGGTGAGCACGAGGGGCCTGAGCGCTGAGGGCCTGCACCAGGTAGGTCCCCACGTGGGCCAGGCGGCCTCTCCCTGTTCTGCATCGCGCCCCGTCGG GTGCCGGAGGCCCAAGCGGCAGCCGGCCCCGCGGCCCCGCACGGCCCGCAGCGTGGAggccccgcgccccgccccgcgcaGCTGCCCCCTCCGCCGCGCGCTGGACCCCGCGCCGAGGAGGTCCGTGAACTCCTGGTCCCTGGACCTGCTCGGAGAAGACCAGCTCCCTGAGGAGTTTGTGGTGTAG